The following proteins are encoded in a genomic region of Rhipicephalus sanguineus isolate Rsan-2018 unplaced genomic scaffold, BIME_Rsan_1.4 Seq9607, whole genome shotgun sequence:
- the LOC119378754 gene encoding uncharacterized protein LOC119378754, which produces MSTSGCVLGQDHLDSGVRCQFPRTLKSILEKIKVEEEEDTAAADGFFQLPGCTLPLYDLQRSIVGDGSEVTDAEYESMCLARKPTVIKQDENRLILQEDRLLYGYNVSAKDLRCSYREVVRNTSCLIPDTSPALSPPRRLVFGRPLHEEYVQVTCEVRKSKLFVEYFLVPQGRERAASYSSSKAIEAQLNILILGIDSTSSLNFRRRMARTRHYLMEEMGAFEFLAFNKVGDSSFPNQISLLSGFAASEVEEMLKRSYSNKVPLLWNVYQAMGYTTLFMEEMPHYGLFTYPNQTGFKVTPTDYYPVSVLRLMDEKGGIERFCMGSRLKTKVLIKYLGDVLKLNDHSRTFSYVWLSDVTHNHVKGITILDEPLLALFKGLSNRGVLDSTVVLLLSDHGARYGSTRRSELGRYEDKTPFCFLALPKRFLREHPEVAARLETNQRRLITAYDLHATLLSLSSLPSFSATRTRHGLNLFSFIPADRTCANASIPPQFCACLGAHSEMRDNSAALEFARYAVAYMNALAEFHFPGKCLVWRLDRVQKSFVITNYHSSNQPTKQ; this is translated from the exons ATGTCAACGAGCGGATGCGTGCTTGGCCAGGATCACCTGGATAGCGGCGTGCGGTGTCAATTCCCAAG AACGCTGAAGAGCATACTTGAGAAGATAAAGGTCGAGGAAGAAGAAGACACTGCTGCGGCTGATGGTTTCTTCCAACTGCCAGGGTGCACGCTTCCCTTGTACGACCTTCAGCGGTCGATCGTTGGCGACGGCTCCGAAGTCACCGACGCCGAGTACGAATCGATGTGTTTGGCAAGGAAGCCCACCGTCATAAAGCAAGACGAGAACCGGTTAATCCTTCAGGAGGATCGCCTTCTCTACGGCTACAACGTGTCGGCCAAGGACCTGCGCTGCTCTTACCGAGAAGTGGTGCGTAATACGAGCTGCCTCATTCCAGACACAAGCCCAGCCCTCAGTCCTCCCAGACGCCTGGTCTTCGGGCGCCCACTGCACGAGGAATACGTCCAGGTTACTTGCGAGGTGAGGAAGTCGAAGCTTTTTGTCGAATATTTTCTCGTCCCTCAAGGCCGAGAAAGGGCCGCTTCGTACTCGTCGTCTAAAGCCATCGAAGCTCAATTGAACATCCTCATTTTGGGCATCGATTCCACCTCCAGCCTAAACTTCAGGCGCCGCATGGCGCGGACGAGACACTACCTAATGGAAGAAATGGGTGCGTTCGAGTTCCTCGCTTTCAACAAGGTCGGCGACAGCTCGTTTCCGAACCAGATCTCCCTACTGTCGGGATTCGCGGCCAGCGAAGTGGAGGAGATGTTAAAGCGAAGCTACTCCAACAAGGTTCCGCTTCTGTGGAACGTGTACCAGGCGATGGGTTACACGACGCTGTTCATGGAGGAGATGCCCCACTACGGCCTCTTCACTTATCCCAACCAAACTGGATTTAAGGTGACGCCAACCGACTATTACCCAGTCTCCGTTCTACGACTCATGGACGAAAAAGGAGGAATAGAACGCTTCTGCATGGGTTCCCGGCTTAAGACCAAGGTGCTCATTAAGTATCTCGGCGACGTGCTGAAGCTGAACGACCACTCGAGAACGTTCTCGTACGTCTGGCTGTCGGACGTGACCCACAATCACGTCAAAGGCATAACCATCCTGGATGAGCCGCTCTTAGCATTATTCAAGGGCCTTTCGAACAGAGGGGTCCTTGACAGCACTGTCGTGCTTCTTCTGAGCGATCATGGTGCTCGCTACGGATCAACCCGCCGTAGCGAGCTCGGAAGGTACGAAGACAAGACGCCCTTTTGCTTTCTGGCGCTCCCGAAGCGCTTCCTCCGCGAACATCccgaagtggctgcaaggctggAAACGAATCAGCGCCGACTCATCACCGCCTACGATTTGCACGCGACGCTTCTTAGCCTGTCGTCCTTGCCGTCGTTCTCTGCCACTCGCACTCGCCACGGCCTCAACCTCTTTTCCTTTATTCCCGCCGACAGGACGTGCGCCAACGCATCGATACCTCCGCAGTTCTGCGCCTGTCTCGGCGCTCACAGTGAAATGCGGGATAATTCAGCAGCGCTGGAGTTCGCCCGCTACGCCGTCGCTTACATGAATGCCCTCGCCGAGTTCCACTTTCCGGGAAAGTGCCTCGTCTGGCGACTAGACCGTGTACAGAAGTCCTTCGTCATAACTAACTACCACTCCAGTAACCAGCCCACTAAGCAG